The following are encoded in a window of Allosphingosinicella indica genomic DNA:
- a CDS encoding Panacea domain-containing protein produces MGLWACLTKWAKGIALDESAEQSYIAKVQYTPLALANTFVERYGSSNTLDHMKLQKLAFYAYGWWLAYNPQPVLNEPPQVWRHGPVFSSLYGALRPFGSAPITKPVGGPNRTPPTIPATDDVARSWVDWVWNRYGHLNALQLSDMTHEVGTPWQIEAAAREYRVPQHHPIPDATTRAYFKRLAANLT; encoded by the coding sequence ATGGGCCTTTGGGCGTGCCTCACCAAGTGGGCTAAAGGGATAGCGCTCGACGAAAGCGCAGAACAATCCTACATTGCAAAGGTGCAATACACACCGCTAGCCTTGGCCAACACGTTTGTGGAGCGATATGGATCAAGCAATACGCTTGACCATATGAAGCTCCAGAAGCTGGCGTTTTATGCCTACGGCTGGTGGCTCGCCTACAATCCGCAGCCTGTGCTAAATGAACCGCCGCAGGTTTGGAGGCATGGCCCTGTATTTTCTTCGCTCTACGGCGCTCTCCGGCCGTTCGGTAGCGCGCCCATTACTAAACCCGTGGGAGGCCCTAACCGCACGCCCCCCACGATACCTGCGACCGATGACGTGGCGCGCAGTTGGGTCGATTGGGTGTGGAACCGTTACGGGCACCTCAATGCCCTCCAGCTTTCGGATATGACGCATGAGGTGGGGACCCCTTGGCAGATTGAGGCGGCGGCGCGAGAATATCGAGTCCCACAGCACCATCCCATCCCCGA